The sequence ATGGTGCTCTGGCCTGGGCTGACGTGGTGGTGCTACTCAAGGTGGGTTCTGTATACGATCAGGTGTGGCAGCGGCTAGAACAACGGCAGTTGCTCGACCAAAGCTGGGTTGTTGTCAACGCCACCCAACCTAGCCAGCGGATCTATCGCCCCCTTACCCCCTACCCCCATCTAGATCTGCCCTACTTTTCCCTCATGGTCATAAGGTCGGGGGCAAATCCGTTACCCTAGAGACAGTGAGGAACCTTGGCCCCCAGGGGCTAGTCAATACACCACACCGACCGTAGGCAGCGCAGTAAGGCATGAACCCACCGACCGCACCCAGGCTTAACCAATTACTCAAAACTGTACGCCAGCCCCAGTGGATAGCGGCTGGCTTGTCGATCGGTTTTCACGTGGTTTTGTTCGCGGCGGGGCCTTCGTTCTCAAGCCTGAATGTGGCAGGCCTGGGGGAAAACGAACCTAACGCAGAAGAGCGCCAGGTGCCGCTGATTGAGCTAAGTCCTGACGAACAGGGCCGCTTACCCGATTTCTCCTCCCCTGCCTATTCTCTGTTTCCCAGTGGCGACGACGACGATCTCTTTAGCTTGTTTCCACCCTCGGGTAACAGCTTGCCCCTAGATTCTGACTCCGACTTTGGGGCGTCGCTCTCCATTCCTGCCCCCCGGTTGCCGTCTAGCTCTCTGCCGTCGAGTATTTCACCTTTTATCGGGTCGGGGCGATCCTCGATTGTGCTGCCATCACGCCGTTCGACTCTGCCCCCAATTTCCAGCGGCGGCACCTTACCTCGCCCAACGCAGAACCCTGCGGCGGCGGGCAACGGCAATGCAACGGCCTCTGCACCTACCGCTACGCCTCCTGGCGGTAGCAACGGCACAGCAAGCGATCTGAGCACTCCCGAGGGCAATGGTGCTGACAGCGGCACGATCGGATCATCGCCTGAAACCGCTGCGGCCAATCCAGAAACCCCTGCTGCCGAGCGAGCCAGTGAACTGCTGGCCCGAGTGGAGTACAGCGAGACTCAAACCAGCGCCGCTGAGGTCGAAATTGCTAAGGCGGCCTGGCTGCGCACCGTTCAAGAGAAGTTGGGCAATGATGTGGCTCAGGCCTCAGAACCAATTACGCTTCAGGTGCCCTATAGCGGTCGACTCTGCCTGTCTCCAGAACCCACCGATGGGTTGCTTGGCCTAGTGGGCTTACCCAACGACGACAACGATGACCTTAAGCTCTGGACTGCGGTGCTCAAGAGCACCGGTTATCCCTTCTTAAACCAGGCGGCGGAGCAAGCGCTGCAGGGCATTGTGCAACAGGCCGATGAAGCGGGTGGCACCCTAGAACCCAACACCCTGTATCAGGTTGTGCTGGAGGTTGAGTACGATCGCCAAACTTGCATCAGCCGCGAGGCCCTGCTTCAGTCACGCACCACCGACAACGATGAGCCTGAGGCTGCGCAGGAGTAGGCTCGGAGAAAACCTGAAGGTGTTGTTGAGTGGGTGCATAAATTTGGGTAGAGTCCAGCAGCCGTTTACCTTTACGACAGACATTGCAGCTCTGATGCATCCCTCTATCCAGCAATGCCAACCTCAACAGGGGTTACGATGCCGCCTCTAGGTCTTGGGTGAGGAGCTCTAATTTATTGATGAGATAGGTTTTGATCGTGCTGAGCTGCCGCATTTTTTCGTTGATTTCGTGGACCTTGCCTTCAATAACTCTAATTTGGTCCTGTTGAGACATGGCCCCGCCTTCCCACTGGTCGAGCAGAGGCTTAATTTCTCTCAGGGTAAACCCCAGTCCTTTGCCCTGCACAATTAGCGTCAGGCGCTCAACGGTTTCGTGACCGTACTCTTTATAGCGGCGTGAACCAGCCTGGCGATCGCGGGCGGCAATCAGCCCCATTTTTTCGTAAAAGCGAATTGTGTCTTTAGACAACCCAGTTTGCTTAGCCAGTTCGCCAATCAGCATGGTGACACCCCAAATTTGTCAACCCCCTTGACTGTGGAGCATACTCCATAGTTTATGCTACCCGATATTCACGCCCTGCCTAGACTCATCTGTCGGGGTTCAGGGCCCATGTTTCTGCGGTTCTCTGCCTTACCATAGGTAGTGGCGACCGTTGCCTAATGCGCTCAACGTTTAGCTACCCTATGCCATTCGTCAACAGTTATCAAACCTGCCAGGCGTTAGGGTTTGCCCTGAGCCTGGCACTTGCGGTTTCGGCCTGTAGCCGACCTGATGCCCCTGGGGCGATGGAACCTCAAGCTGTGCCTGTGCGGGTGCAAGAACTCCAGCCCGGTGCCTTTGAAGAAAGCTCTGATTTTGTGGGCTCTCTAGAGGCGGCACAGCGCATTGAGCTGCGGCCTGAGGTAGCGGGTCGGGTAACTCAAGTTTTAATCAGCTCTGGCAGTGTCGTTAGCCAAGGGCAACCGGTGGTGCAGCTCAGCCCCGACCAAACCCAGTCCCAGGTGTCTGCATCCCAGGCGGCGGCCCAGGCGGCTGGTTTTGGCCGCGATGCCGCCCAAGCCCAGGTGGAGGCGGCCCAGGCCCAGGTGGCTCGCACCCAGGCCGACGTAGAACTGGCTTTGGTAGAGTATCGCCGTACTGAGCGGCTGGTCGAGGCGGGGGCGCTGAGCCGTCAAGACCTCGACAATGCCCAAAATCAGCTGACGGTTGCCCAGGCGGCCCAACGCCAGGCCGAAGACAATGTGCGCTCAGCCCAGGCCCAGCTTCAGCAAGCCCTCTCAACCTTTGAGCAGGCCCGCGCCCAGGTCGATGTCAGTCAGGCCGACCTGGGCTTTACGCAAGTGATTGCCCC is a genomic window of Nodosilinea sp. E11 containing:
- a CDS encoding MerR family transcriptional regulator; the encoded protein is MLIGELAKQTGLSKDTIRFYEKMGLIAARDRQAGSRRYKEYGHETVERLTLIVQGKGLGFTLREIKPLLDQWEGGAMSQQDQIRVIEGKVHEINEKMRQLSTIKTYLINKLELLTQDLEAAS
- a CDS encoding efflux RND transporter periplasmic adaptor subunit, with protein sequence MPFVNSYQTCQALGFALSLALAVSACSRPDAPGAMEPQAVPVRVQELQPGAFEESSDFVGSLEAAQRIELRPEVAGRVTQVLISSGSVVSQGQPVVQLSPDQTQSQVSASQAAAQAAGFGRDAAQAQVEAAQAQVARTQADVELALVEYRRTERLVEAGALSRQDLDNAQNQLTVAQAAQRQAEDNVRSAQAQLQQALSTFEQARAQVDVSQADLGFTQVIAPVAGVLGDVSLRVGDYVEAGESLGTITQNNELLLRIQVPTTRASQLRLGIPVELLSPETGEPLATGSISFLSPEVDGAGQSILVKARFPNETGNLRDGQFVRARLIWSTTATLLVPTVAVTRIAGQSFVFVAADQTQENGQTMRVASQRPVQLGEIQGGNYQVIDGLRPGDEVIVTNILQLQDGSPVAPEAQTSASPL